The following are encoded together in the Methylorubrum sp. B1-46 genome:
- a CDS encoding methyl-accepting chemotaxis protein, which produces MGIFAYTQLNSIDEMFQTRAQLESAARNLYTINGLSDRLVGQAAQFRLTQEPDTTNGMFTSLDAIRTNAEKLIATTPSAERRAAYERLRDQSTELGQMLPKLVELGTQIRENRTGVYVNGDELTKVSGMLVAQLRATGQDALIAQAVEVERTVLLFRIMNWRFLATKDPKGRALSATAFNNAEAALTKLNGLSLTAADGKTAKLVGEALNRLNTSIVAASRAIVESEVFFEETLKPRVDGINTIGRDVRGKLQTALEEGVEQSNALMTRAKTVQIALLGLILALGAALAFLIARSLIRPISGMTTAMSRLAAGETAVLVPSQDATDEMGRMAQAVEVFRQNAVARIELEAEQASQASARQLRADRVDALVRGFEEKIAASIAIVTSAASEMDTTARSMTQVAENTNGQAVSSSTAAEEATMNVQTVAAAAEEMVASLGEIERRVQQSNDVATHASEEARATTASMTDLSRAAEKIGEAVTMISGLASQTNLLALNATIEAARAGEAGRGFAVVATEVKELAAQTARTTEAISDQVAAIQSASSQALGAIHQIGRTIVSVNDITASIAATVVQQTAATNEIARNASEAARGTQDVSMSVAQVQALSSETGSAAQQVMMASSELSVQSENVRRDVEDFLAAIRAA; this is translated from the coding sequence ATGGGCATCTTTGCCTACACACAGCTCAATAGTATCGACGAGATGTTCCAGACGAGAGCTCAGCTGGAATCGGCAGCCCGAAATCTCTATACCATCAACGGACTATCCGATCGCTTGGTGGGGCAAGCGGCACAATTCAGGCTCACCCAGGAGCCGGACACGACCAACGGCATGTTCACCTCGTTGGATGCGATCCGGACGAACGCGGAGAAGCTCATCGCGACCACGCCGAGTGCGGAGCGGCGCGCAGCCTACGAGCGACTTCGGGATCAATCGACCGAACTCGGCCAGATGCTGCCGAAACTGGTCGAACTCGGCACTCAGATCCGGGAGAACCGCACCGGTGTCTACGTCAACGGTGACGAGTTGACCAAGGTTTCGGGCATGCTCGTCGCCCAGTTGCGGGCCACCGGTCAGGATGCCTTGATCGCCCAGGCCGTGGAGGTCGAGCGCACGGTTCTACTCTTCCGCATCATGAATTGGCGCTTCCTCGCCACCAAGGACCCGAAGGGTCGTGCCCTTTCGGCCACCGCCTTCAACAACGCCGAGGCGGCCCTGACGAAGCTGAATGGGCTCAGCCTCACCGCTGCCGACGGGAAGACGGCCAAACTCGTGGGCGAGGCCCTGAACCGTCTCAACACGAGCATCGTCGCCGCCTCCCGCGCCATCGTGGAGAGTGAAGTCTTCTTCGAGGAAACGCTGAAGCCGCGGGTGGATGGCATCAACACCATCGGGCGCGACGTGCGCGGCAAACTCCAGACGGCGCTGGAGGAGGGGGTCGAACAAAGCAACGCCCTCATGACGCGGGCCAAGACCGTGCAGATCGCCCTGCTCGGCCTCATCCTGGCTCTGGGCGCCGCCCTGGCCTTCCTGATCGCCCGCAGCCTGATCCGCCCGATCTCGGGAATGACCACCGCCATGAGCCGTCTTGCCGCGGGCGAGACCGCCGTCCTCGTGCCGTCCCAGGATGCAACGGACGAGATGGGCCGGATGGCTCAGGCCGTGGAGGTGTTCCGCCAGAACGCCGTGGCCCGCATCGAACTCGAAGCGGAGCAGGCCTCTCAAGCCTCCGCCCGCCAGCTCCGGGCGGACCGCGTCGATGCGCTCGTGCGCGGTTTCGAGGAGAAAATCGCCGCTTCCATCGCCATCGTGACCTCCGCCGCGTCCGAAATGGACACCACTGCGCGCTCGATGACGCAGGTTGCCGAGAACACCAATGGGCAGGCGGTCTCCTCCAGCACCGCCGCCGAGGAGGCGACGATGAACGTGCAGACGGTCGCCGCGGCGGCCGAGGAGATGGTCGCCTCGCTGGGCGAGATCGAGCGGCGGGTCCAGCAATCCAACGACGTGGCCACGCATGCCAGCGAGGAAGCGAGGGCGACCACCGCCTCGATGACCGATCTCAGCCGCGCCGCCGAGAAGATTGGCGAGGCGGTGACGATGATCTCGGGCCTTGCCAGCCAGACCAACCTGCTCGCCCTCAACGCCACCATCGAAGCGGCGCGGGCCGGCGAGGCGGGCCGCGGCTTCGCGGTCGTCGCCACCGAGGTCAAGGAACTGGCCGCGCAGACCGCTCGCACCACGGAGGCGATCTCCGATCAGGTCGCGGCAATCCAGTCGGCCTCCTCGCAGGCGCTCGGCGCGATCCACCAGATCGGCCGGACCATCGTTTCGGTCAACGACATCACCGCCTCGATCGCGGCCACCGTCGTGCAGCAGACGGCGGCCACCAACGAGATTGCCCGCAACGCCTCCGAAGCGGCGCGCGGCACGCAAGACGTTTCGATGAGCGTGGCACAGGTGCAAGCGCTGTCGAGCGAGACCGGTTCGGCGGCCCAGCAGGTGATGATGGCCTCGTCTGAACTGTCGGTTCAGTCCGAGAACGTGCGGCGCGACGTCGAGGACTTCCTCGCCGCCATCCGCGCGGCCTGA
- a CDS encoding Do family serine endopeptidase: MTMTVRRRAFASVAAAALVAGGAAGFGLTESAMPAYAQALPKTPIEAPEHPPGSFANVVDKVKPGVVAVKVKLDNNLDDDDDGPGGPNLQQVPPQLREFFKRFGQGGPGGRGMPQRGGVGSGFIISADGYVVTNNHVVDKAKTVQVTLDDSRTLDAKVIGKDPKTDIALLKITESGSYPYVQFGKGAPRVGDWVVAIGNPFGLGGTVTAGIVSARGRDIGAGPYDDFLQIDAPINKGNSGGPTFNVNGEVVGVNTAIASPSGGSVGLAFAIPAETVQTVVDQLRADGKVVRGYLGVQVQPVTKEIAEGLGLDKAKGALVNDAESGTPAAKAGLKSGDVIESVNGAPVNDARDLSRRIAGLKPGTEVKLAYLRNGKSDTATVELGTLPSDGKVASRGDSSSGSQTRLGLSLAPASETGLGDEGVAVMDVDPTGPAAAKGIAQGDVILDVAGTSVSKPSDVQAQIRAAESNGRKAVLMRVKSAKGQTRFVAVALGKKEG; the protein is encoded by the coding sequence ATGACCATGACCGTCCGTCGTCGCGCCTTCGCCTCGGTTGCCGCAGCCGCCCTCGTCGCTGGCGGCGCCGCCGGGTTCGGCCTGACCGAATCCGCCATGCCGGCCTATGCCCAGGCCCTGCCCAAGACCCCGATCGAAGCCCCCGAGCACCCGCCGGGCTCCTTCGCCAACGTCGTCGACAAGGTGAAGCCCGGCGTCGTCGCCGTAAAGGTGAAGCTCGACAACAACCTCGACGATGACGACGATGGCCCCGGCGGCCCCAACCTGCAGCAGGTGCCGCCGCAGCTGCGCGAGTTCTTCAAGCGCTTCGGCCAAGGTGGACCGGGCGGGCGCGGCATGCCGCAGCGCGGCGGGGTCGGCTCCGGCTTCATCATCTCTGCGGACGGCTACGTGGTCACCAACAACCACGTCGTCGACAAGGCCAAGACCGTGCAGGTCACCCTCGACGACAGCCGCACTCTCGACGCCAAGGTGATCGGCAAGGATCCGAAAACCGACATCGCCCTCCTGAAGATCACCGAGAGCGGCAGCTACCCCTATGTCCAATTCGGCAAGGGGGCGCCGCGGGTGGGCGACTGGGTCGTGGCCATCGGCAATCCGTTCGGCCTTGGCGGCACGGTGACGGCGGGCATCGTCTCGGCCCGCGGCCGCGACATCGGCGCCGGCCCCTACGACGACTTCCTGCAGATCGACGCGCCGATCAACAAGGGCAATTCCGGTGGGCCCACCTTCAACGTCAACGGCGAGGTCGTGGGCGTGAACACGGCGATCGCCTCGCCGTCCGGCGGCTCCGTCGGTCTCGCCTTCGCGATCCCCGCCGAGACGGTGCAGACGGTGGTCGATCAGCTCCGGGCCGACGGCAAGGTGGTGCGCGGCTATCTCGGCGTGCAGGTCCAGCCGGTGACGAAGGAAATCGCCGAGGGGCTCGGCCTCGACAAGGCCAAGGGTGCGCTCGTCAATGACGCCGAGAGCGGTACGCCAGCGGCCAAGGCGGGTCTGAAGTCGGGCGACGTGATCGAGTCGGTCAACGGCGCACCGGTCAACGATGCCCGCGACCTGTCGCGGCGGATCGCCGGCCTCAAGCCCGGCACCGAGGTGAAGCTCGCCTACCTGCGCAACGGCAAGAGCGACACCGCGACGGTCGAACTCGGCACACTGCCGAGTGACGGCAAGGTGGCAAGCCGCGGCGACAGCTCCTCCGGCAGCCAGACCCGGCTCGGACTGAGCCTGGCGCCGGCCAGCGAGACCGGCCTCGGCGACGAGGGCGTGGCGGTGATGGATGTCGATCCAACCGGACCGGCCGCGGCGAAGGGCATCGCGCAGGGCGACGTGATCCTGGATGTCGCCGGGACCAGCGTCTCGAAGCCCTCCGACGTTCAGGCCCAGATCCGCGCCGCGGAGTCGAATGGCCGCAAGGCCGTGCTGATGCGCGTGAAGAGCGCCAAGGGCCAGACCCGCTTCGTCGCCGTCGCGCTCGGCAAGAAGGAGGGCTGA
- a CDS encoding DUF2459 domain-containing protein translates to MKGLRRLALALAGLAAALLALMLWTARPGDPSLYPPSSPDTETVFLVSHGWHSGLVLRRESLTEEGAGAALRNIATRFRAYETVEFGWGEARFYRATPTLAAFDARLALSALFTPGGSDGVIQVVGLARPVRASFPQADIVPISLSQQGFARLLARLDAGFRLADGQPADLGPGLYGPSLFYAGEGRFSYSNVCNHWVAGLLNAAGLPITPVLDTHPAGLLSDLRWRAGLKIMERAPGEPDLSKP, encoded by the coding sequence ATGAAGGGGCTGCGGCGGCTCGCTCTGGCGCTTGCCGGGCTGGCCGCCGCCCTTCTCGCGCTCATGCTCTGGACGGCGCGACCGGGCGATCCGAGCCTCTACCCGCCCTCAAGCCCAGATACGGAGACGGTCTTCCTCGTCAGCCACGGCTGGCATTCGGGCCTCGTCCTGCGCCGCGAGAGCCTGACGGAGGAGGGCGCGGGCGCGGCTCTGCGCAACATCGCCACCCGCTTTCGCGCCTACGAGACCGTTGAGTTCGGTTGGGGCGAGGCGCGCTTCTACCGGGCAACGCCGACGCTCGCCGCCTTCGACGCGCGGCTCGCCCTCTCGGCGCTGTTCACGCCCGGCGGGAGCGACGGGGTGATTCAAGTTGTCGGGCTCGCGAGGCCCGTTCGCGCGAGTTTTCCACAAGCTGACATCGTCCCGATCTCGCTGTCGCAACAAGGATTCGCCCGGCTCCTCGCCCGCCTCGACGCCGGCTTTCGCCTCGCCGACGGCCAGCCTGCCGATCTTGGACCGGGGCTCTACGGCCCGAGCCTGTTCTACGCGGGGGAGGGGCGCTTTTCGTACAGCAATGTCTGCAATCACTGGGTGGCCGGTCTCCTGAACGCCGCGGGGCTGCCGATCACCCCGGTGCTCGACACGCACCCGGCCGGCCTGCTCTCCGACCTGCGCTGGCGGGCCGGCTTGAAAATCATGGAGCGTGCTCCCGGCGAGCCGGACCTGTCCAAACCGTAA
- a CDS encoding valine--tRNA ligase, with protein MMDKTFDPAAVEARVSAAWEEGQAFRAGRPERAGAEPFSIVIPPPNVTGSLHMGHALNNTIQDIVVRFERMRGKDVLWQPGTDHAGIATQMVVERRLAETQQPGRRELGREEFLRRVWAWKEESGGTIIGQLKRLGASCDWSRERFTMDEGLSRAVLKTFVDLHAQGLIYRDKRLVNWDPKFQTAISDLEVQQIEVKGHLWHFDYPVVDEAGAETGAVITVATTRPETMLGDTAVAVHPDDERYRALVGKRVRLPLVNRLIPIVADAYSDPEKGTGAVKITPAHDFNDFEVGRRAGCRPINVLDAEARIQIAGNTDFLDGAAPEAAALALDGLDRFEARKAVVALMEERGLLRAVEPNTHAVPHGDRSGVVIEPYLTDQWYVNVKPLAERALQAVRDGKTRFVPDNYEKIFFQWLENIEPWCVSRQLWWGHQIPVWYDGEGGIFVAESEGEALAQAKAKHGREVALTRDPDVLDTWFSSALWPFSTLGWPDKTPDLARFYPTNTLVTGKDIIFFWVARMMMMGLHLTDQAPFETVYLHTLVRDEKGAKMSKSKGNVVDPVDLIDRFGADALRFTLAALAAPGRDIKLGPQRVEGYRNFATKLWNAARFAEMNGCALKADFRPETVKETLNAWALTEAAKAVAEVAQGITVYRFNDAAAAAYRFVWNVFCDWYLELAKPVLQGEGVDPAARAETQATVAFLIDQIAKLLHPFMPFLTEELWAIKGEALPTQRGLLALESWPELSAYQNAKAEAEIGWLVDLISEIRSARSETNVPAGAQIPLVLVGADESVRARVERWSETLTRLARLSEIGFAETAPKNAVQLLVRGSVAALPLEGIVDLAAEVARLKKEAGKARTEIGKIEGKLGNADFLARAPEEVVDEQRERRDAEAARLAKIEEALARLSDA; from the coding sequence ATGATGGACAAGACCTTCGACCCCGCCGCCGTCGAGGCGCGCGTCTCCGCGGCCTGGGAAGAGGGCCAGGCCTTCCGCGCCGGCCGTCCCGAGCGGGCCGGCGCCGAGCCCTTCAGCATCGTGATCCCGCCGCCGAACGTGACGGGCTCGCTGCATATGGGCCACGCCCTCAACAACACGATCCAGGACATCGTCGTCCGTTTCGAGCGGATGCGGGGGAAGGACGTGCTGTGGCAGCCGGGCACGGATCACGCCGGCATCGCCACGCAGATGGTGGTGGAGCGGCGACTGGCGGAGACGCAGCAGCCCGGCCGGCGCGAGCTCGGCCGCGAGGAGTTCCTGCGCCGGGTCTGGGCCTGGAAGGAGGAGTCGGGCGGGACGATCATCGGCCAGCTCAAGCGGCTCGGCGCCTCCTGCGACTGGTCGCGGGAGCGCTTCACCATGGATGAGGGATTGAGCCGGGCGGTGCTCAAGACCTTCGTCGACCTGCACGCGCAGGGGCTGATCTACCGCGACAAGCGCCTCGTGAACTGGGACCCGAAGTTCCAGACCGCGATCTCGGACCTCGAGGTCCAGCAGATTGAGGTGAAGGGCCATCTCTGGCACTTCGACTATCCCGTCGTGGACGAGGCCGGCGCCGAAACGGGCGCAGTCATCACGGTGGCCACCACCCGGCCGGAGACGATGCTCGGCGACACGGCGGTGGCGGTCCATCCGGACGACGAGCGCTATCGCGCCCTCGTGGGGAAACGCGTTCGCCTGCCGCTGGTCAACCGGCTGATCCCGATCGTCGCCGACGCCTATTCCGATCCGGAAAAGGGCACCGGCGCGGTCAAGATCACCCCGGCCCACGATTTCAACGACTTCGAGGTCGGGCGCCGCGCCGGGTGCCGGCCGATCAACGTGCTCGATGCCGAGGCGCGGATCCAGATCGCCGGCAATACCGACTTCCTGGACGGCGCCGCCCCGGAGGCCGCCGCGCTGGCACTCGACGGCCTCGACCGGTTCGAAGCCCGCAAAGCGGTCGTCGCCTTGATGGAGGAGCGTGGCCTGCTGCGCGCGGTCGAGCCGAACACCCACGCGGTGCCGCACGGCGACCGCTCGGGCGTGGTGATCGAGCCCTACCTGACCGACCAATGGTACGTGAACGTCAAGCCGCTGGCCGAGCGCGCGCTCCAGGCGGTGCGCGACGGCAAGACCCGCTTCGTCCCCGACAACTACGAAAAGATCTTCTTCCAGTGGCTGGAGAACATCGAGCCGTGGTGCGTCTCGCGCCAGCTCTGGTGGGGCCATCAGATCCCGGTCTGGTATGACGGGGAGGGGGGCATCTTCGTTGCCGAGAGCGAGGGGGAGGCGCTCGCGCAGGCCAAGGCCAAGCACGGCCGTGAGGTCGCGCTGACTCGCGACCCCGACGTGCTCGACACGTGGTTCTCCTCCGCACTCTGGCCGTTCTCGACGCTCGGCTGGCCCGACAAGACGCCGGATCTGGCCCGCTTTTACCCCACCAACACCCTGGTGACGGGCAAGGACATCATCTTCTTCTGGGTCGCCCGGATGATGATGATGGGCCTGCACCTCACCGATCAGGCGCCGTTCGAGACCGTCTACCTGCACACCCTCGTCCGCGACGAGAAGGGTGCGAAGATGTCGAAGTCGAAGGGCAACGTGGTCGATCCGGTCGATCTGATCGACCGTTTCGGCGCGGATGCCCTGCGCTTCACGCTCGCCGCGCTCGCCGCCCCCGGCCGCGACATCAAGCTCGGGCCCCAGCGGGTCGAGGGCTACCGCAACTTCGCGACCAAGCTCTGGAACGCGGCGCGCTTTGCCGAGATGAACGGCTGCGCGCTCAAGGCCGATTTCCGGCCCGAAACGGTCAAGGAGACGCTCAACGCCTGGGCACTCACCGAGGCCGCCAAGGCCGTGGCCGAGGTGGCGCAGGGCATCACGGTCTACCGCTTCAACGATGCGGCGGCGGCGGCCTACCGCTTCGTCTGGAACGTGTTCTGTGACTGGTATCTCGAACTCGCCAAGCCCGTGCTCCAGGGCGAGGGCGTCGATCCGGCGGCACGCGCCGAGACGCAAGCCACAGTCGCGTTCCTGATCGATCAGATCGCCAAGCTGCTGCACCCGTTCATGCCCTTCCTCACGGAGGAGCTGTGGGCGATCAAGGGCGAGGCGCTGCCGACCCAGCGCGGCCTGCTCGCGCTCGAATCCTGGCCGGAGCTGTCGGCCTATCAGAACGCAAAGGCCGAGGCCGAGATCGGCTGGCTCGTCGATCTGATCTCCGAGATCCGCTCGGCCCGTTCCGAGACCAACGTGCCCGCTGGCGCCCAGATTCCGCTGGTGCTGGTTGGTGCCGACGAGAGCGTCCGCGCCCGGGTCGAGCGCTGGAGCGAGACCCTGACCCGGCTTGCCCGGCTCTCCGAGATCGGCTTCGCCGAGACTGCGCCGAAGAACGCGGTCCAGCTCCTCGTGCGCGGCAGCGTGGCGGCTCTACCGCTGGAGGGCATCGTCGATCTCGCGGCCGAAGTCGCACGCCTGAAGAAGGAGGCGGGCAAGGCGCGCACCGAGATCGGCAAGATCGAGGGCAAGCTCGGCAACGCCGACTTCCTCGCCCGCGCCCCCGAGGAGGTGGTGGACGAGCAGCGCGAGCGCCGTGACGCGGAAGCCGCCCGGCTCGCCAAGATCGAGGAAGCCCTAGCGCGCCTCAGCGACGCATGA
- a CDS encoding DUF2497 domain-containing protein — protein sequence MSAASPKVQDKTQEPSMEEILASIRRIIADDQAPKPAEAEAPPPPPAPPPLPEDDDDVLDLAEVAEPVRKPEPKTEPKPDPMGFDIPEIDFRMPDFDPEPEPFFEASKPDPFDFEPEPAPAPKVSERIRAAVEEEATERLVSSRTVESVGQNFQLLAQTVLSQNARTLEDLVQEMLRPMLKSWLDDNLPLMVERLVRVEIERVARGR from the coding sequence ATGAGCGCAGCGAGCCCTAAGGTTCAGGACAAGACGCAGGAACCCTCCATGGAGGAGATCCTGGCTTCGATCCGCCGCATCATCGCCGACGATCAGGCCCCGAAGCCCGCCGAAGCCGAGGCGCCGCCGCCCCCGCCGGCTCCGCCCCCGCTGCCGGAAGACGACGACGACGTCCTCGACCTTGCCGAGGTCGCCGAACCGGTGCGCAAGCCCGAGCCCAAAACCGAGCCCAAGCCCGATCCCATGGGCTTCGATATCCCCGAGATCGACTTCCGGATGCCGGACTTCGACCCGGAACCCGAACCGTTTTTCGAGGCCTCCAAGCCGGATCCCTTTGACTTCGAGCCCGAGCCCGCCCCCGCCCCGAAAGTGAGCGAGCGGATCCGCGCGGCGGTAGAGGAGGAAGCGACGGAGCGGCTGGTCTCGTCGCGCACGGTCGAGAGCGTCGGACAGAACTTCCAGCTCTTGGCCCAGACGGTACTGTCGCAGAACGCCCGCACGCTGGAGGATCTCGTGCAGGAGATGCTACGGCCGATGCTGAAGAGCTGGCTTGACGACAATCTTCCGCTCATGGTCGAGCGGCTGGTGCGTGTCGAGATCGAGCGGGTCGCCCGCGGACGCTGA
- a CDS encoding TolC family outer membrane protein, translating to MKERNPAARSALRLAGAVASVLVVACPAAAETLESALSRAYQANPALNAARANLRATDEDVNRFQAGYRPNAAISADIGVQQFQGSVSGVQINGRRGLTVPGGAGLTVNQNLFDGFQTDNRVRAAESTVLGTREGLRQTEMNTLFNAAQAYMNVLSDTATLELQRNNVEVLEEQLRQTRDRFNVGEVTRTDVAQAEARLAGARSQVSAAEAALRASIGIFRQIIGVEPRQLAPGRPLDRYVPASLDQAILIGLKEHPQILSSLHAVDVAELQVKVAEGALYPQAQVTGAVQQRYDQQFPGDNGVTASIVGRVNIPLYQGGGEYAAIRQAKENVGRARLIADQDRDTIRASIVRTWGNLEASKAQVIASQAQVQANEVALNGVREEARVGQRTTLDVLNAQQELLSARVALIRAQRDRVVNSYDVVQAVGRLTVRFTSLPVTPYSAREHLDQVRDLWFGLRTPDGR from the coding sequence GTGAAAGAACGCAACCCTGCGGCGCGGTCCGCGCTCCGGCTGGCTGGTGCCGTCGCATCGGTGCTGGTCGTGGCTTGTCCGGCCGCCGCTGAGACTCTCGAGAGCGCGCTGTCGCGCGCCTATCAGGCGAACCCGGCGCTGAACGCGGCGCGGGCAAACCTGCGGGCGACCGATGAGGATGTGAACCGGTTCCAGGCCGGCTACCGGCCGAACGCGGCGATCTCCGCCGATATCGGCGTCCAGCAGTTCCAGGGTTCGGTCTCCGGCGTGCAGATCAACGGCCGCCGCGGGCTGACCGTGCCCGGCGGCGCCGGTCTTACGGTGAACCAGAACCTGTTCGACGGCTTTCAGACGGACAATCGGGTCCGGGCGGCCGAATCGACCGTGCTTGGGACGCGCGAAGGCCTGCGCCAGACCGAGATGAACACGCTGTTCAACGCGGCCCAGGCCTACATGAACGTTCTGAGCGATACGGCGACGCTCGAACTGCAGCGCAACAACGTCGAGGTGCTCGAGGAGCAGCTCCGCCAGACGCGCGACCGCTTCAACGTCGGCGAGGTGACCCGCACCGACGTCGCCCAGGCCGAAGCGCGCCTCGCCGGCGCCCGCTCGCAGGTCAGCGCGGCGGAGGCGGCGCTCCGCGCCTCGATCGGCATCTTCCGGCAGATCATCGGCGTCGAGCCGCGCCAGCTCGCGCCCGGCCGGCCACTCGACCGCTACGTGCCCGCCTCGCTCGATCAGGCGATCCTGATCGGCCTGAAGGAGCATCCGCAGATCCTCTCCTCCCTCCACGCCGTGGATGTGGCGGAGTTGCAGGTGAAGGTGGCCGAAGGCGCGCTCTACCCGCAGGCGCAGGTCACCGGCGCGGTGCAGCAGCGTTACGACCAGCAATTCCCCGGCGACAACGGCGTCACCGCCTCGATCGTCGGCCGGGTGAACATCCCGCTCTACCAGGGCGGCGGCGAGTACGCGGCGATCCGGCAGGCCAAGGAAAATGTCGGGCGCGCCCGACTCATCGCCGATCAGGATCGCGATACCATCCGCGCCTCGATCGTGCGGACCTGGGGCAACCTCGAAGCCTCGAAGGCGCAGGTGATCGCCTCGCAGGCCCAGGTCCAGGCCAACGAGGTGGCGCTGAACGGCGTGCGCGAGGAGGCTCGCGTCGGCCAGCGCACCACCCTCGACGTGCTCAACGCGCAGCAGGAACTGCTCTCGGCCCGCGTCGCCCTGATCCGCGCGCAGCGCGATCGCGTGGTCAACTCCTACGACGTGGTCCAGGCGGTAGGCCGTCTCACCGTGCGCTTCACCAGCCTTCCGGTCACCCCCTACAGCGCCCGCGAGCACCTCGATCAGGTTCGGGATCTCTGGTTCGGCCTGCGCACGCCCGACGGGCGCTGA
- a CDS encoding protein-L-isoaspartate O-methyltransferase, which translates to MLDYAQARRLMVDCQLRTFDVNDVAVLDAFDSVPRERFVPPGREDFAYIDQTLTFDAGEDGVRSMPAPMVLARMIQALKIRPSARALDVGTGYGYGAAILGRLGAEVVALESAADLAGAARERLGDSAELVQGALTAPVEGGPFDAILVEGRVEVRPQALLDQLADDGRLVCVLGPHRNAKATLFVRAGDAFGSRALFDASLPALKSFAAEPGFAF; encoded by the coding sequence ATGCTCGATTATGCCCAGGCGCGGCGCCTCATGGTCGATTGTCAGCTCCGGACCTTCGACGTGAACGACGTCGCGGTGCTCGACGCCTTCGACTCCGTGCCCCGTGAGCGCTTCGTCCCGCCGGGCCGCGAAGATTTCGCCTATATCGACCAGACCCTCACCTTCGATGCGGGCGAGGACGGAGTTCGCAGCATGCCGGCCCCGATGGTTCTGGCCCGCATGATCCAGGCTCTCAAGATTCGCCCCAGCGCCCGCGCCCTCGATGTCGGCACCGGCTACGGCTACGGTGCGGCGATTCTCGGCCGCCTCGGCGCCGAAGTCGTCGCCCTCGAATCCGCCGCCGATCTCGCTGGCGCCGCCCGCGAGCGCCTCGGCGACAGCGCCGAACTGGTCCAGGGCGCCCTGACCGCCCCGGTCGAGGGCGGCCCCTTCGATGCCATCCTGGTCGAGGGCCGCGTCGAGGTCCGGCCGCAGGCCCTGCTCGACCAACTGGCCGATGACGGCCGCTTGGTCTGCGTGCTCGGTCCTCACCGGAACGCCAAGGCGACCCTGTTCGTGCGGGCGGGTGACGCCTTCGGATCGCGCGCGCTGTTCGACGCGTCGCTGCCCGCCCTGAAGAGCTTCGCGGCCGAACCCGGCTTCGCATTCTGA
- a CDS encoding DUF4440 domain-containing protein — protein sequence MDDDRVWSFEKSLWTGGSDHYRELVDDECLMALPQPPYVFSGSQAIEAVSDTPRWSEVEIDDGRIARPQEGLIVIAYTVKAKRGEETYEAHCTSTYRRLSHEEWRVVQHQQTPRILAPVVDEAH from the coding sequence GTGGACGATGATCGTGTCTGGTCGTTCGAAAAAAGCCTCTGGACCGGAGGGTCTGACCATTATCGGGAATTGGTCGATGACGAGTGCCTGATGGCACTGCCGCAGCCGCCCTACGTTTTCAGCGGCTCGCAAGCGATCGAAGCGGTCTCGGACACACCGCGCTGGTCGGAGGTCGAGATCGATGACGGTCGGATCGCACGTCCTCAGGAGGGCCTCATCGTCATCGCCTACACGGTGAAGGCCAAACGCGGCGAGGAAACCTACGAGGCGCACTGCACCTCGACCTATCGCCGACTCTCTCATGAGGAGTGGCGGGTGGTGCAACATCAGCAGACCCCGCGCATCCTCGCTCCCGTGGTCGATGAGGCGCACTGA